AGTTCCTTCACtagttttataaggaatataaggaccatcgtaaattattctccaagcatcaatatcaacagattatataaagtttctcattctagttttccaaaaggagtaatttgtgccattaaaaagtggtgttCTAGTGATTGAATAACCTTCTGCTAAGAGAGCAGGTATACCAGCAGAGTTACTGGATGAACCAGCCAtgtgtatggatcactctaaggtatttaatcctcaagcaagagagacaagctttgataccaaattgatgtcccaaaatatatcCAAGAGGTGGATGAATTGgacttaaaacaatttttttgttATTGCTCAAAACCTTTAAAAAATTGCAGCTTAGTTCAACCTAATTTTTCTATTGTGAAATGTGTGTGATACTACTCAAATGATTAATTTATGCAGAGTTGGCTCATAAGAATTCAATGTAATCGATTTAATGTaatatattggcaacaagaaaatttCATGAATCAATAAAATCACAAAGACAAAGAAACAGAGCAAAGAATAGAATATATCGATTGATGAGATATAGCAGTAAGCAAATTATATCAGCTTTCAACAGATTCAACAGTAAACAAATTATCTCATTTTGTAGCAGAGTTAACAGTAAATAGTATCAATTTTCAACTCAGCAAAAAAACACTTCAACTAGAAAATAAAGTACATAAATTTAAAGAGTAAGGGTTGAAAAACTTGAACACTGAATTTTTATAATGGTTCGGCCaaaactagcctacatccactctctcaaagatcccactttgagtcttcactccactaatcttctcttttaaaggcaagagacaaaagcccttcacaaatcttcacaccaaagcttttacaagtagcttcacacttctaccaagtgttatcccaaacactttttacaaccaagcttcaataggtgcttgtatgaCCTCTTATAAATGCTAAGAAGGTGTCtaaaactcaatctcactcaatacaacataatctataaagaagagatgagtaggtaagccaatgatgagcaataaaaataatttaagcactttaaatgaaagcttttaatgatattaaaaggttaggaacagtagagagattttcattaagtgcaaaatagcCAAagataggtgtatttatagctttggaacgtttctgatcgtttgagaactcatttgaaaattacaattttaaatttcaagaaaatagccattattttgtcattttttgtcatgttgtgcagagttgagacaatTAGCATACCAGAAAAAGTAGCAAACTAGTTAGCATACCAGAAACGATAGCAAACTAGTTAGCATTCCAGGAAAAACTTTTCTAcataactttgaaaactttaaaactttacaccaaattataataaaatacttttaggCCATTGATAATTCAAAAACAAGTTTTGAAAACTTAGGATAAGAATTTGAGAGATTAAAAATAAGTACCATTAGCTtctattcctcaattcttttcacaagcaatcctaaaaGTTCAAACTTACTTTTATACTACATGTATCTTCAAATTTGATCTTCAATGCagcttggaaggtaaccttttttttcttttttttctttgattcatCTTGTGTTATTCTTAGGATGTCAACCTTTGTTTAAAACAGAAGttcatcatcaatttcataaatctttttctttatccttaaagaagcacaacacttaaaacaaggttagtttgattctagttaagttttattatcatcaaaatttATGCTCCTTTAAGCTCATGAGATCAACAGGACCCAGTGAGGATGCTTGAAGAGCCAACCTATtacgtaataataataataataataataataataataataatttacgtGTAATATTTTATAAAAGGTTATGTttgaattttcctttttttttttttgaaaagcaAAAATTGAATACAAAGAAGTAACAAGAGTAAAACCAAAGTAAGTTTATAAATTTTCTGCAGCAAATCCGAGGAACAGAATCTAGTTGTTTTGGATAGATGAGGAGTGGATAAGAATACACGAAGAGAGGAAGAAACATTGTTTTGTGACGAGTGACCCCCAGCAACCAGCTGTGTTGCTAAGCCATGGCATCCATGAATTCTTCATCAGACTCTAGAGCAATCATTGAATCTGGGGGAAGGCAAACCTCCAAATCCACACTTCCCCCACCTTCACGTCCCGGGTAGGCTGACACTTTCCCACTGAATTTGTGTGCATACCCACTTCGAAGTGTCAAAGCTTTCCCCATTCCAAATTCACATCCATACTTGTTGAACCTCGGTGAACTCCCCATCATCACACTATAGGGATCAAACATCTGACCTATATGATAAAGAGAGGGCGATTTAATCCACGAGTCAAGACGCTCCCTGATCTCCTGATCCCCTTGATTAACAACAGCCTCGTGGACTATCCATGCTGCCCAACCAAGATTGTGCTCTAGCAGTTCACCTGCTGTGGTTGAAGCTCTAAGAGCGTTAATACAGTTCCCAAAGTAGTTTGGAGACAGAGGTGGGTTCAATCTCGATCTATTATTGCAAGCCAGCCTGCAGCTTGTTATTTGATCATGTGGTAGATGACGGATTCGGATTATGCACCTCCACATGAATGCAGACAGGGACTGGAAGGAGGAAATCTTGTTGGTGTTGTATTCTGCATTTGCTTTTGCTTTGAGTTTTTTTATGGATTCTGATGAGAAGTGGAAGATCCTCTCTCTGAGCAAGGGTGCCTCAAATGGGCATAAGAACTGGTCATGGTGGGTAAATGGAAGACTGATTATCGGACCACAACCATCAGGAAACCAGCGCTCGAGAACAGGTGGGCGTGAGATCTGAACATCACCTCCCTGTGCTTGAAAAATTTCAGACAAGGTGTTCAAGAAATGCCAGAAAGAAGCTCCATCACCCATAGCATGGTTCATAGAACACCCAATAAAGACGCCATCGACGAGTTCTGTGACTTGAATTGTAACCAAAGACCGGACATGCCCATCATGGTTAAGAGCCTTATCGTGGTCGAAAAAAGACTGAACCACCAGTGGTACATAAGTGGGTGAAAGAATGTCGGAAACTGTCATGTCCAGAGTTGCATAGACAAATCTGGCTCCTGGGCTATTACTGCAATCGACGTAGACCACATAGGAAGCGGGGTCTTCAGTCTTTGAGGTTGCAAGGCGGCCAGAGAGGGGATAGAAATGGACAAGAGTGAGCGCGATGGAATGCTTGAGCTTTTCCAACAGATCCATGATGTTGAATTCTTGATATGGTGTTGGTTTGGCAAAAAGAAGGCCCTTTTGGATATAATGAACAGAAAGCATAAGAAGATCCCATGGTGTCAAATACCAAGGATGCCTTGTTTCTTGTAAGATGCGTTGAGGCTTGATTAAGCATTCTGAGATGTGCTGTACAGCTTTGGGATTCATTGCAGGAGGAGGCACTACCTGGTAGTCTTCTTTGCTTTTCTCTATTCTGTCTTGCTCGCTGCTTTGGCTTTCGCATCTGCACCGCTTAAATAAGTTTAGATCGGTGGTGACTGCAAAGTCAAGTTATTAAGTGCTTCTTGGTTTCACCTACTTTTACCTGGTTCACACAATCACAAACCAGAATCATTGCAATCTTTTCGTATTCAATCTTACAATTCTGACATTTTCCTCAGGCAATTTATATGGCAATGAGCTACAATCTTTTTGCCCTTGGAAATTTCCCTGATTTATCGTACAATTATTCCATATGCTTTTCTGGGATTGACTAGACCTCATAAGTGATTATTCAAAATCAGATCAAATTAGTTTGATTTAAATCGATCTTTAATAAAATCGAGGATCAACTCAAAACTGCTCAGTTTATTACAGTTTAATTTTAGATTAAaactaaatatttcttttgaaaaaaaaaatcaatccctAAGTttagtcaaaattaaaattagaatcgGAGGACTCTCTAGTTCAGACTCAATCTCCTAAACCACCTAGTTGGACCACGACTGGGTCTTCCCCTCTCACAACCACCACAATAAGACTTATAAGTTCACCCGCCATAATTTATTTTAGTTGCCTGAGCTAATGGATTTGATAACTTgcattttttttaaaagataaaaagaCCTTTCTGGACAGGTTCCACGAAGCAACAGATAAAAACTACAAATGATGTGATATTCATGTAATATATTGTCaggaacatttaaaaaaaaattctaaaaaattgaaaagaaatggTCAAATTTGGTGAGCGAATTAAATTAAAACCTCAAATACAATTACTAAGAGGGGGTTGGGGGGTAGGTGGTGTGTGTGTGTTTATACCGTATATCAACTACTTGTGAAGTTGGGGTGGAAACAGAAGAAATAGAATAAATGAAGCTGAGGTAGAAAgggaaaaagaaattaaaaacaacaataagaaaaaaataatatgagagagagaagaaaatagGAAGACCTAGCAATCACACACTTTTCCAACACAGAAAAGAGCATCTAAAGATGTTGTGAGAGTCAGATTTAGAAAATCGTAAAGAGCATATTATTGCCAAATTAGAAGGTTAACAAAAGGTCCTCATCTCCTGCCCAATCTGTGAAGGAAGTAGGTTCTTGATGTCAAGCCAAGCGCTCCAATGGCTCTAATAGGGAGCACGCACGGTGCTCAAATTCTGCGTCGGATATAAAAGAGGTCTTCAGCCGCAATACTACACACCCTACTAGGTACGTCATTTGGAGAGAGTAATCATCTTGTGATAGATTGTCTCAAAATCCGATTAAAAAAAATAGATAGATAGATAAATAGATGGTATCAAAACCTAATCTTAATGATCCAACCTCACACCAAGCGCTTAGTGGTGAAGTAGCCATGACAAGGAACGAGGCTTTCCATGTGGTTTGGtgttgcactcatttcatataggtattttagggtagttttgcatttattttgctcttatattttagtatattttatgtttttagcttatttgttaactttagttactttatatttgatttttataattttgttgtttttaataggtttttgtggcaaattgaggatcaatgagtgcattagaaagtgatttgaagaaatttggagctcCTTTAGCATAGAAgaaagttaaagaaatcaagtcttgaaagatcaagttagccgaaatttgcttgagactttgcttatgatgttaTTTAGGGTAAACAACAGTGCTTAAAGTGCAGTACAGGTCAAGCTGGAAGACAAGCATGAGCAAAAAAACTCATTTTATTTCAAGCCTACCGAGATTTGCTGATGGTctacttaaccttaagcagacagtgcaaccAGAGGTTGAAATTTGCTGAAGAAGCTGCTTATGGttaagcagtaccctaagcagactgccaagaacgtgaataatgctgttgacttggataattttacacctcatttcctatccactccttgggtcttatctatttttagggcaaccttttacaccatataaaagcatcattttctagCTTTCGCcacaagagaaaatgagaagaaacaaagaaaagaaacaaattaTAAACAGAGAGAGGGGGAGGACGCTATTTTTCTGAGGAAGGAACTGCTGCAATCATCTTTGGGAGCTCCAGAaatcagagttttgggttcttctacctgagtttttatatttttagtcaTCTtaacatgtttttctttacttttccatcaatctttcttgtaaataccaacatgagtgagtaaactctttggatttcagagttgggaaaatatgttttagattaatttgtagaTTTGGACtgattattttcatattttatataaatatgagttttgattccttccttatgTGCtttatttacttgcctaatgttggtaccattgggtattgtgttaatctttgattgaaggaccgaaaggtgaaagtcattgataaataatcaaggattggaacttaaaattacctagatttagaaataaactaggattttaagaggaattaatgattggttacaaaacttaatgggttttaaagtaatcaaataacatacgaaagtaggtttgcttattttagaacacactttggtttgcttgaaaaagatatcaaaggaatttagaatcaatcaccttcaaactctaattttccctaaaaattggaatacccaagataaatcccaattaatttatgcataaacccccaactctagaatcactttaaacataattagactttgatttaaattacccgttattaatttagttcaattgcatctagatttagaatttatttgcttgctcttcacccattccaattagattaatcaatttaatttgttcatttacatttaccatttattcaccaatcattagcccaaataatcgcttcattcatagtttggtactcaaacggcaaatcctcgtgggaatgatacttgactcatcactctattacttgagacgacctgtatacttgcggattcatgcattaagtttttggcgccgttgtcgGGGATTTGaattttgtttgatattgaacgattgtttgtttggttaatttgggcattttattttatttttaattgcttttatcattttattttgagaatttgtttattttgtttttcagatactttattttatgagaagtacaaaaagtgaagaaatcaatttattctttgatccagaaatagaaaagaGAGCAAGAGCTTTAAAAacagaatctaagaggagaaaagttgaatttaaagctcaacaacaacaagaaagagcacaagagcaagagcaattacaagaagaaatggccaacaacaataacaaccacTTTGTGAAGGATCacgcctatcctaacattggggatttcatgccaagtatcacaagaccaagagtagaagctaacAATTTTGAATTGAAGCCTGCATTGTGTcagatggtacaacaatcacattttgggggaagtccaagtgaaagtccacatgtgcatctagcacactttcttgagatcagtgatatgttgaagataaattgagtttctgatgatgcaattcgactcagattattccCCTTCTCTTTAAAGGatcgagctagagagtggttacattctttgccaccgggttccatcacaacatgggatgaactttctcaagcattttttaCTCAATATTTTCtaccaagcaagacagctaagctaagaaataagctaacttctttcaaacctagagatgatgaaagcttgtatgaagcatgggagaggtacaaggatttgcaaagaaGATGTTCatatcatgggattcctaagtggatgcttgttcaacacttttacaatggagtttcaccagctattagaagtacaattgatgcatcttctggaggtgatcttatggagaaatccgaagatgaagctttttctgctcaagataaaattgcttataacaactaccaatgaagttgtgagaggaatgagatcaagaaatcagctggtatgtttgagcttgatgctatgaatatgattaatactaagtttgatgctttgacaaggaagatggacaagctaagcatgaaagtaaaTTCTTCAGTTGGAGGTTCAAGTAATTTAGTAGATtttggagctgcaaatgtcaacTGTGCAATTGATTTTTCTGCATTtagtcaagatttttcaagtgagcaagtagattatgtggggaactacaatcaaagaccaggtggtaacccattttctacaacttatgatccagcatggagaaaccatcccaatttctcttggggaggtaaaCAAGGACAACACCAGAATTTTCAACAACCTTctgggtatcaacaacatcagaattttcagcagaatataggtcctcctcctggaattcCCAAACCTCAAAATGGGCCtgctccaccacaaccacaacagcctctaccacaacaagcacaaccagacaagatagctagattggaagccatgattgagactctattagtgagccatcaaagtcaacaagaaattatttctcaattagcatctaaagtggatcaaatggcaacacacaataaGATgatagagaatcaaatagctcaacaggctagctcttcaaatagtaaagcttttgggaagcttcctagccaacctGAGAATCCAAGGGAGCAGTCCAATGCTGTTACTTTAAGAAGTGAAAAGGTAATGGGGGAAGAACATGAAATTGAAGTAAagttgaaagaaaagaaagatgagTGTGAGAGTGAATCTACTTCAACTAAAGCTAAAGCTAGTAAGGAAGCAAATGAAGAGaaagaagataaaaagaaaataaaagagaaatatGTGCCTCCTGCACTGTACAAGCCACCATTGCCCTTTCCTCAGAGGTTTCAGAAAGCACAATTAGATAAGCAGTTTGGGAAATTCCTTGAAGTTttgaagaagttgtatatcaacatTCCATTCACCGATGTCATTTCTCAattgccttcttatgctaagtttttgagggagattttatcaaataaaagaaGGTTGGAAGATTATGAAACTGTTGCACTTACTAAGGAGTACAGTGCTATATTGCAGAAGAAGCTCCCACCTAAGCTGAAAGATCCTGGAAGTTTTTTCATACCATGTCATATTGGAGAAACAAGTATTGAGAGAGTATTATGTGACTTGGGGGCTAGTGTTAGCTTGAAGCCACTTTCCATATGTGAGAAGTTAAAGGTTGGAGATCTAAAGGCCACAACTATTTCTTTGCAGTTAGCTAACATATCTATAAAGTATCCATTtgggattttagagaatgtgccattaaaagttgagaagtttTTCATTCCAGTGGATTTTATTGTACTAGAGATGGAGGAGTATGTAAGAACGCCCATCATACTTGGAAGACCATTTTTAGCCACTGCAGGAGCTAGTATAGATGTAAAGAATGGGAAATTGAAGTTGACAGTGGGGGAGGAGGAAATAGAGTTTAATTTATTCCAACATTCCAAGGAACCAACTGTGATGAATTTTTGTTATAGGGTAGATGTTATAGAGCATGATGCTAAAACTGAAGTTACTAAACTAGAGGAAAATCAAGCTATTCCAATGCAATGCAATCAGTATAAAGTGCAAAAGAAAAAGTCAGTTTCACCATCTCATttgattaacaatgaagcttcgaAAGTTAAGCTCAAGTCtccatcaaaatcactcaaaagAGGAGATTCATCTAAAGTTTGTAAGAATATTCTTCAAGATATAGTTGGCATTTTGAACAAAGCAACAGATATTTTCACATATAATGGGAAAAAGTTGAAGTATAAATTCATTTCAGCACCTGTTGTGAATGGAGGTAATATTTTCCAATTCCAACCACCATAAGCTTTAAaaagaaggtcaagcttaagaccttaaataagcgcttcttgggaggcaacctaagcgtatccttttataatttattaattttctatttcatctcattttagtttttaccctcattaaactcaaaagtgatatttgtttatcttttgtaggtaattcatgaagattgggcaaatttAGACTTGTAGCAAAGAAAGGAAGAATTGAGAGGGAGCAAGTATAAAGCAAATTCATGCATTTATCTAgtacctgtgaacagtaacacttTTAAATTTGTGCTAAATTACTGATATTaaaatctacttgatagcacatgtttgattttgtgtcttatgtaaattttgtgaaatgcaacttgaatgaggatcaattttgatatttggtactgatgtgagctttattaaagttcaaaaatagtgtttgttaagttttaccttttagtgtatatatagtttttatagtttattagaatttgtattttttatttaagttactgtttatgttactgttcatgctactgttcatgTTGCTTGAGAAGTCAATTTCTATGTattttctgcaatttttgaatgcttggaacttgtctcaaatgctaCTGAAAATGTGTTTTGGGTATAAGCTTAGGAATAAGACCATTTCATTAAGTTTGCAAAGGGTAATCACAATTTGTGCCTAATTTGAGCTAATTACCACATGCTTGTATTATGCTTGATAAGTTTATGAGAGATGATaagtttaaattcttcaattttacggtgttaatgtgtatttggtaattgctgagggtcatgatagcattcTAAAGTATTTGGATTGTTTTTGataagtaaaattacaaattttcccAAAACCTGTCGAAATttgctgatgatgttgcttaTCCTAAACTGTaccctatgcaaattctgcttaaccctaagcaaattTGTGCTTGACCCTAAGTAACACCAGAATCGTTAGTTTAGCAATTGCTGCATGCTTACCCTAAGTTGTACCCTATGCAAAtcttgcttaaccctaagcaaattTGTGCAGACCCTAAGCATTACCCAGAATCTTTAATTTCAGCAATTGCTACATGCTTAACCTAAGCAACTATCCTATGCAAGTCATGCTTAACCTTAAGTAATTTTGTGCTTACCCCAGTAAAATGCCTTGTGCCACTAGTAGACCCACCAGCAGCAAGCTGAACAATAGTAAAGCCTTGACAGCAGAGCTTGAACAGTAGCAGTAGTTTAGCACTagttttagttctttaattcagttttagtttctgttttaggtttattttgtaatctgtttattttaatcGTCAAACTTAAGTAATAGTTGcaatactttggtaattagtttttatgattatatttgcattcatttcttttagtttagtttattttattttatcttctaatatggatatagttattctatgaatgcttttttgtttaattctttatttagCTATTAGATCTTATTTCATtacactttttcatcttcttacatattatttttgtactttatcttttcttcagtcctaattttgttgatattgatgagttgcacaatttaCTTTAAGCTGCATATGTTTAACATCATTTTgaggtaacagcttacccttttactatttatgcttatggtatattgccaatgcttatgcttttgcTTACCCTACacaacaggt
This is a stretch of genomic DNA from Hevea brasiliensis isolate MT/VB/25A 57/8 chromosome 12, ASM3005281v1, whole genome shotgun sequence. It encodes these proteins:
- the LOC110671171 gene encoding uncharacterized acetyltransferase At3g50280 encodes the protein MNPKAVQHISECLIKPQRILQETRHPWYLTPWDLLMLSVHYIQKGLLFAKPTPYQEFNIMDLLEKLKHSIALTLVHFYPLSGRLATSKTEDPASYVVYVDCSNSPGARFVYATLDMTVSDILSPTYVPLVVQSFFDHDKALNHDGHVRSLVTIQVTELVDGVFIGCSMNHAMGDGASFWHFLNTLSEIFQAQGGDVQISRPPVLERWFPDGCGPIISLPFTHHDQFLCPFEAPLLRERIFHFSSESIKKLKAKANAEYNTNKISSFQSLSAFMWRCIIRIRHLPHDQITSCRLACNNRSRLNPPLSPNYFGNCINALRASTTAGELLEHNLGWAAWIVHEAVVNQGDQEIRERLDSWIKSPSLYHIGQMFDPYSVMMGSSPRFNKYGCEFGMGKALTLRSGYAHKFSGKVSAYPGREGGGSVDLEVCLPPDSMIALESDEEFMDAMA
- the LOC110669720 gene encoding uncharacterized protein LOC110669720, with product MFELDAMNMINTKFDALTRKMDKLSMKVNSSVGGSSNLVDFGAANVNCAIDFSAFSQDFSSEQVDYVGNYNQRPGGNPFSTTYDPAWRNHPNFSWGGKQGQHQNFQQPSGYQQHQNFQQNIGPPPGIPKPQNGPAPPQPQQPLPQQAQPDKIARLEAMIETLLVSHQSQQEIISQLASKVDQMATHNKMIENQIAQQASSSNSKAFGKLPSQPENPREQSNAVTLRSEKVMGEEHEIEVKLKEKKDECESESTSTKAKASKEANEEKEDKKKIKEKYVPPALYKPPLPFPQRFQKAQLDKQFGKFLEVLKKLYINIPFTDVISQLPSYAKFLREILSNKRRLEDYETVALTKEYSAILQKKLPPKLKDPGSFFIPCHIGETSIERVLCDLGASVSLKPLSICEKLKVGDLKATTISLQLANISIKYPFGILENVPLKVEKFFIPVDFIVLEMEEYVRTPIILGRPFLATAGASIDVKNGKLKLTVGEEEIEFNLFQHSKEPTVMNFCYRVDVIEHDAKTEVTKLEENQAIPMQCNQYKVQKKKSVSPSHLINNEASKVKLKSPSKSLKRGDSSKVCKNILQDIVGILNKATDIFTYNGKKLKYKFISAPVVNGGNIFQFQPP